Below is a window of Tolypothrix bouteillei VB521301 DNA.
AACGAGAGCATTTGATACCAAAAATGACGTTCTAAACTTTTGGCATCTCTCAAATTTAACTGACCAACACGAATCGCATTTGTGTTAATTTGAGTGACAAGTTGGGGTTGCTCCATGTAATTTGTAATATATTGATGAATCCGATTGACTAGTTCATTTCTCAAATAAAGAGCCACCTCATCAACAGCTTTTTGTCCGTTTTTTAAGGATAAGAATGCTGTGAGTCCTACAGAGGCAAAGATTTGCAGTACAAAAGGAACTATCAAAACTATACGGAGCGGTATTCTCATAAACTTAGTAAAAAATATAAGCCATAAATTCCGCTGTGTGATTGGCGGGCAATTTTAAAAATTCTTATTTTAAGTATGCATCTTTAAAAAATTTACTGATTGTCATTATCTTGTCATAATTATCTACTAAACTTCTAAGTAAGAACGATTCTAATTTTGTTTGAAACCCCCATTAATTTAATAGGTTTGTAGTTGCACTAACGCGTTCGCCGCTCTTGTACGCTGAAGGTCAGATAGTGCAACTGCGAGCTAATGATTTTACATACTAGGTATGACAAACCATGTTAATGGCGATCGTTACGCTCATCCTTAGTTTCTTCACCCTTCTACCTTTAAGTGCTTGGGCAAATCCGGTGAAAACCGAACACATACAAGCACAATTGGTAAGTGAAGTCAATAGCATCAAACCAGGGCAAACGTTTTGGGTGGGATTGCATTTCCAAATCCAGCAAGGATGGCATACTTATTGGAAAAACCCAGGCGACTCGGGCGCAGCACCCAGTATTGCTTGGACATTACCATCAGGATTTTCAGCAGGAGAACTGTTGTATCCCTATCCTGAAAGATTACCAACAAGTGGGTTGATGAATTTTGGCTATAAAAATGAGGTCATGCTGTTAAGCCAAATTGCGACCCCATCCAATATCAATACTAATAAACCGATTCAACTCAGTGCTAAAGCCGACTGGTTGGTGTGCGAACAAGAGTGTATTCCAGAAAATGCAACACTGAATCTTAATTTAGAAATAGCGAAAGACACACCTGTTCCTAACACCAAGTGGACAAAGGTTTTTGAGAAAACGCGAGCTGCTCTACCGCAAGACTCTCCATGGCAAAGTACTGCTCGTATCAATGGGGAAACTTTGACTCTCAGGGTGAATGCACGGCAATTGCAAGCAAATCAGATTAAGGAAGTGGCATTTTTCCCCAATGAAGATGGTATCATCAGCAATGCAGCCCCTCAAAAAGCGAGTTTCGATAAAGATGGCTTAACTGTCCAATTGGAAAGAGGAAATCGCAGTGATGTCAAACAAGTCAGTGGTGTTCTTGTTCTGCAAGAAGTTTTAGATGGACAAATTGCCAATCAAGCATTTGCGATAAGCCCTTGGGTTAACGGCTCAAGCCGTATTGCAACCCAACTAGAAACAGCAGCCAATCCACAAGCTGCTTCTCCACAGTTGTGGAAGGTTTTAGGGTTGGCATTACTTGGTGGATTTGCTCTCAACCTCATGCCTTGTGTTTTCCCCGTACTATCACTGAAAGCATTAAACGTTGTTCAAAAATCAAACTTCAGCAAACAAGAAGTTCGCCTGAGGGGACTGGTATTTACAGCAGGTGTACTCATAAGTTTTACAGCTCTAGCTACAATGCTGATCGTACTGCGTAGTTTGGGACAGCAAATTGGTTGGGGATTTCAGCTACAATCACCCGTCTTTGTGACTTTGTTGGCGTATTTAATGTTTGCTGTCGGCTTAAGTTTGTCCGGGGTGTTTATCTTTGGTGCTTCCTTAATGGGTGTGGGACAAGGTTTAGCAGCACGTAATGGTTTATGGGGTGAATTTTTTACAGGAGTTTTTGCAACAGTCGTCGCGACACCTTGTACAGCACCATTCATGGCGACAGCGATTGGAGTCGCACTCACACAGACACCAGCAATCGCCATAAGTATTTTTCTGTTGTTGGGTTTGGGTTTAGCGTTTCCTTACCTGCTGATCGGTTTTCTTCCCGGTTTGCAAAAAGTTTTACCCAAACCCGGTGCATGGATGGAGACATTTGCTCAATTTCTTGCCTTTCCAATGTATGCTGCAACAGCTTGGTTGGTTTGGGTGTTAGCGCAGCAAACAGGAAGCACTGGTTTAGCTGCAGCCTTGTTTGGGTTGGTACTTATAGGTTTTGCAGCTTGGTTGCATCAAAAAACTTATATGATAGCTGGTTGGACGCGACGCTTTGCCAGTATTGCAGCATTCATAGTATTGGGATTTGCCCTAACTTTGGCACAATTACCAAGTAGCATAGCTCCTAACGCTGCTAACTCTAATACTCAACAAGCCACTTCCAACGGACTCAATTGGCAACCTTATAATGCTCAAAAACTAGCTGAGTTACGCCAATCTGGGAAACCAGTCTTTGTCAACTTTTCTGCAGCTTGGTGTATCACTTGTTTGGTTAATGAACGTGTCGCCCTCAATCAATCTGATACGATCGCTGCTTTCCAAGAAAAAAATGTCGCTCTTCTCAAAGCCGATTGGACAAACCGCGACACTGAAATAACTCAAGCCCTAGCAGCTTTCGGAAGAAGTGGTGTACCTCTATACTTATTATACTCTGCTAATTCTGATACACCGCAAATTTTACCTCAAATTCTCTCTCCACAACAAGTACAGGAAAAGGTAAAAAGTTTGTAGATGGCTAATGGCTAATGGCTAATTGCTAATTGCTAATTGCTAATTGCTAATGGCTAATTGCTAATAAGTTTTAAACAACTAACAACTAACAACTAACATGAAAACCCAACTCATTACAGCGAGCTTCTTTGTTTTTACTCTGGTGTTGACAGGTTGCGAAAATTCTCCCACTGTGAGTCAGAAGACCTCTAGTGTTCTAGAGAATGCGGCTACAGCAGCAACGCCCGTGCGTGTGGGTTCACCTGCACCAGAGTTTACCGCAACTGATAGTAATGGCAAGAGTCACAAACTGAGCGACTTTAAAGGGAAAACTGTTGTGTTGGAATGGACAAATCACCAATGTCCTTTTGTTCGCAAGCACTATGAGAGCAATAATATGCAGCAACTTCAAAAAGCTGCTACTACTAAAGGTGTCGTTTGGTTATCTATTATCTCGTCAGCTCGAGGACAACAAGGATATGTAACTCCACAAGAAGCCAATCAACTGACGAAGAGTCGCAACGCCAATCCTACAGCTGTACTTTTAGATCCGAGCGGTCAAATTGGGCGTCTCTATCAAGCCCGGACTACACCTCATATGTTTGTCATAGATAGTAAAGGGGTTTTGCAATATGCGGGGGCGATCGATGACAAGCCCAGTACTAATACTGCTGATATTAAATCATCAAAAAATTATATATCGGATGCTGTCAATAGTGTTTTACAAGGCAAGGCTGTAGCTAATTCTACTACTCAGCCCTATGGTTGTTCTGTAAAATACGGTAGTTAATTATATACCCGACTTCTTTCTCCTCGTTCAGGTGGCTCCGCCTAAGAATCCCTTCTTTGGAGGTGGAGTCTTCTGTATTCATCTTGCCACGCCAGACTGAGCCTCGCATACTGCGTTTCCAGATCGACCTTGGAAACGAACGACTTCAAGTTTTTATCAAAAACTTTTACGCCCATCCTCCGCATTCATAGCTTTGCCAACAGTTACATTTAACTGTGCTCCAAGGAGCATACATAAAGAACTTAAATTGAGCCAAAGAAGTAACACAATTCCTGCACTTAGGGTTCCATATGTAAGGTTGTAATCGCTGAAATGATTGATATAAAGGCGAAATAATCTAGAAACAGTTTCCCATAGCAAGGCACCGATAATTGCTCCTGGTAGCAGAGGGGTTCCTCTTCGCCATCGACTGGGGCCAAATCGGTAGACTACACTAAAGGCAATAGCTAGCATTGCAAGTGTTAAAATCCAACCAAAAAATTTCCAAGCTGACAGAATACTATCTGCTGGAATTTTACCCATTTCCAGAGCAAGCTTAATGAGCAAATCGCTGATAAATGCCAGAAATGAGGCAGATATGACTAAGGAAATCGTACCAAAGGTCAGACCGAGAGCGATAATTTTAGCCAACCAAAAAGGGCGTCGCTGCTTGATTGGTATCTGATAAATTTGGTCTAAAGCACCCATAGCTGTGTTGATAGCACCAGACGCAACCCAGAGTGCAGCTCCACAACTTATAAAAACTACTTTTTCGCCTTGGGGGAGTCTGATTGTACTAATAAATTCTTCAATTAAGATCAAGACTGGTTCGGGTGCAATGCTGAGGAATTGGCGCGGTAAAAAGTCTACTGTTTCTTGAGAAATTGCGAACATCCCAATTGCAGCTAAAATTGCCACAAGACTGGGAAACAACGCCAATACGTTGTTGTAAGCCATTTCTGCTGATAAACCTAACAATCGTTGTTTGCCAGTTTCCACAACGACCTGTCTGAGTGTTTTCCAGTTAAGATGGCTAAAGAAACGAAAAAAGCGAGTGGATAGCATTGTATCAGATCTTTCAAGCTCAACTTTCTATCTTGAATTCTGTCTCATTTATCCACTATCAAGTTGGTGAGCGTAAATATTATCTTTG
It encodes the following:
- a CDS encoding protein-disulfide reductase DsbD family protein, producing MLMAIVTLILSFFTLLPLSAWANPVKTEHIQAQLVSEVNSIKPGQTFWVGLHFQIQQGWHTYWKNPGDSGAAPSIAWTLPSGFSAGELLYPYPERLPTSGLMNFGYKNEVMLLSQIATPSNINTNKPIQLSAKADWLVCEQECIPENATLNLNLEIAKDTPVPNTKWTKVFEKTRAALPQDSPWQSTARINGETLTLRVNARQLQANQIKEVAFFPNEDGIISNAAPQKASFDKDGLTVQLERGNRSDVKQVSGVLVLQEVLDGQIANQAFAISPWVNGSSRIATQLETAANPQAASPQLWKVLGLALLGGFALNLMPCVFPVLSLKALNVVQKSNFSKQEVRLRGLVFTAGVLISFTALATMLIVLRSLGQQIGWGFQLQSPVFVTLLAYLMFAVGLSLSGVFIFGASLMGVGQGLAARNGLWGEFFTGVFATVVATPCTAPFMATAIGVALTQTPAIAISIFLLLGLGLAFPYLLIGFLPGLQKVLPKPGAWMETFAQFLAFPMYAATAWLVWVLAQQTGSTGLAAALFGLVLIGFAAWLHQKTYMIAGWTRRFASIAAFIVLGFALTLAQLPSSIAPNAANSNTQQATSNGLNWQPYNAQKLAELRQSGKPVFVNFSAAWCITCLVNERVALNQSDTIAAFQEKNVALLKADWTNRDTEITQALAAFGRSGVPLYLLYSANSDTPQILPQILSPQQVQEKVKSL
- a CDS encoding thioredoxin family protein translates to MKTQLITASFFVFTLVLTGCENSPTVSQKTSSVLENAATAATPVRVGSPAPEFTATDSNGKSHKLSDFKGKTVVLEWTNHQCPFVRKHYESNNMQQLQKAATTKGVVWLSIISSARGQQGYVTPQEANQLTKSRNANPTAVLLDPSGQIGRLYQARTTPHMFVIDSKGVLQYAGAIDDKPSTNTADIKSSKNYISDAVNSVLQGKAVANSTTQPYGCSVKYGS
- a CDS encoding YihY/virulence factor BrkB family protein, which codes for MLSTRFFRFFSHLNWKTLRQVVVETGKQRLLGLSAEMAYNNVLALFPSLVAILAAIGMFAISQETVDFLPRQFLSIAPEPVLILIEEFISTIRLPQGEKVVFISCGAALWVASGAINTAMGALDQIYQIPIKQRRPFWLAKIIALGLTFGTISLVISASFLAFISDLLIKLALEMGKIPADSILSAWKFFGWILTLAMLAIAFSVVYRFGPSRWRRGTPLLPGAIIGALLWETVSRLFRLYINHFSDYNLTYGTLSAGIVLLLWLNLSSLCMLLGAQLNVTVGKAMNAEDGRKSF